The Glycine max cultivar Williams 82 chromosome 17, Glycine_max_v4.0, whole genome shotgun sequence genome contains the following window.
CAATAGAGGATAATAAAGAAAGGGGTATGTAGTAAATTcgagttttttcaaaaataaaaattaataattaatatttattggaaaaaaagagtgatgatggatttgattattaaaaaaaaaaaagtgacataactatttctttcttggaagaatgaaagaaggcACCAAGATTCTCTGTATGCTTTCCCCACATTTTTTTCATGAACAGCCTTGTTTTAGTTGTTTACCTCTGAACCTATACTAGTAGTAATTAAATGGACCATTGTTTCATTATTGTATTAAGTTTGATCCTGCGCTTGAGTTGAGGTGAGGTGAGAAAAAgcagttttataaatttatcaaattttaaaattgaattagttaTTGGACAGGTGAAATATTAATTATCGGTTTGTTGATTTAAACAATTTATATGAATTGGCgtagaataatttatttgaattgaaGCAATAAAGTACCATACATGAATATGTGAAGCTTGAGCATAATTGGCACAATACATGAGTTTGGATTCTTTCCGATTACTAGTTTTTCTAATAGGAGAGAGAAACACACAAAGAGTTTAACAGCaagttttttgtgttttttttttctcttctgtaAAATTCCAATACAtgaataggattttttttttctgcaacaGACAAAGGTGTCTGTAGATAGGTTATAATACAAAATTGTTGAAAACTTCTTATAATGCTACAACTTCTCAACTTTCAATAGAAACTTCACACCCAATATCCAGACTCCTCCAGAGGCATCCCTTAAAACACCAACATAACCAGTATGTCGCCCTCAATGTCTAATTGAACCATTGTATTTAACCCAGCTGTGTGGAGGGAATCTCCattgcaaatttttttttaatgatagttTCTTCTTGATGCAATTCCAATCCAATCCATTCTAAATGAATTGCTATTACGTTTCAGATTGGATTGAAGGCCATGAACACTCtagcaaaatcaaaattattaagataAATAACTAGTTAGGAAATATAATGTTGATTTGGCGATGAAAAAAGAAGGATGAAGggaaaaattataagtttaaattttcttaataacaaaaactaataactaatatttattaataaataaataattgagatGGTTTTATAATTATTCATTAGTATGCTAGTAATAAGTTgactgaaaataaataaattaaaagatcaaCGAGGACAAAATTGAAACTCaagatgtgttttttttaaaacataagtaATAGGAAGCTTAAAATGTTTGAGAACTCGTTTTcctattatatttgtatttgcaattcattgattttatttatttttcttttgagtaCCATATTGAAaccaaacaaataaagaaatagtGGAGTAAAGAAAATACTTACCGTGTCAAAGGCATATTGGAAAGAGCATAACTGAGGTGGCAATGAAGGAATAGATAATGATTTCTGGTTTGTCAGAAGGCACATGGGATGAGAAGAAGATTCTATGTGTTGTTGAATAGTACCGTACATTACACTGGTCGGTATTCGCAGCTGAGCTGACTTTCCTTGTTCCTTCCTCAGCAGAGTGATGATAGTGAATCACAACGTGTAATTTTCActtcttaattaataaatactacTACTATTCGCTACCAAccttttaactataaaattataactCAGCGACTACAAATCCATATAAGATTAGTTGCTGGCATTGGCAAGCAATCTggtttctctctcctctctctctctctgctctGAGTCACAGGTATGCTCTCGCTGGACACTTACTTCCTTCATGCCTcttgcttttcttcttcttgtctcattcagctcaaactcccatttctctctcattttccaTTTTCCGGTTTTATCGACAATCCCCACACAAACTCCCATTTCTGTCTCAAATACCCGTTGGCCAACCGACCTCTTTACCATTCAATTTCGTCCAGTTTCAGCAACtacttcgattttttttttttaattattagtttcatGGTTAAGTCTCTCTCTTCTGTTACTAGCCAGTCTTGTGCTGAACTTTTAAAACCTCGAACTTTCCTTAGAGGTTGGCGATTTTGCGATTTTGGCACCCAAAGGGGTTGAATTTTTTGGCATGTATGGTCTTTCCTTGTGCATttattcttcttcccttattgaCTCGTTGAGTCAaatgctttctttttcttttcttttttttacggAACAGAGCCTTTCGGTTATGTAGTATAATTTGTGTGTATGTTTCCGCAATCTTAAAATTCGCGTTACTGCTAGCGTATCCGATCAAAAGTTCTTTCCTCGGGAACCATGACATGAgtaatataaactttttcatttttttctgttttactcgtctatttattcttttatattctttttctgTAGTTTCTGGTTACCTTATTAATGTCAGGAGTTCTTCTATgatcttttattatttgatgaagTCTCAGTTGCGAGATTTAACTGGTTACTAGTGGATGATAATTTAAAGTGTATTGAACCTATTGATGTCTATCTATAAATATTGCGAGATTTATTTTAGCTCCTTGATTGATCATTCAGATTCTAAAAATTAACACCACCTCCTTCCACCCAAAAAGAAATCCTAGTTCCATATGAGAGTGAGTCTGCATCTCATGTCTCTGGAGAAGGTGTACAGCTCTCAGGATgtttttaatcatatatttcTTACATTACATGAATTCATGCGAGAATCTCTTCCGTAgtctggatttttttttctttttccctttatatatttttgaagtttgaatttacttttctttagctcatcttaattatttttagatcttCATATGTAAACCTGTTTGAACATATTTCTTTGCTTTATTTAATCACCGTTAACTGCTCTTAATAATTCTATCTAATTTTATTATGCAGGTTGTGAACCGTTGTTGGCACTTGGCAGATAATTATTGCATCTAATGAGTCATCTGCAAAAATTGTGTCTCTGAATGACCATCAAGTGATCCAGTGCGATTGGAAAGAACCTTCCCAATTACAAAGATTGACTACTTGTTATTCTCATTGATTTTTCTTGGCGGAGTGAATACTTCTTTTCTAGATGCAAACGTCTCAGAAGCACCCTAGTTCAGCTGGTGCCCATTTCTATCACCAGCCTGTGCAAGGCATTTACCAAATGTTGCAAAGCAATCTATGCCAAGATAGCAGCAGCCAGGGAACAAGTGTTTCATTTGAAACCTGTAAGGAGCAATACTTTACTCTGGAATCATGCCCAGCACCCACTAATGATTTCATGGATTGTGATGATTCTCCTTCCTATGCCAGTGTATCATCTAAAAGGACTCCATTTTCTCCACAAGGTTCTCAGTCATGCTATTCAGATCACCACCAGTCCTCTGACAACACCTATGGTTCGCCAATAAGTGGCTTGTCTAGTGTTGATGACCGGCATCAACTAAAGCACAAGCTAAGAGAACTGGAGATTTCATTGTTGGCGCCTGAGGAATCAGACATTACAGACAGTTGCGGCTGCTGCGTCGTCAAGGGTGGCCTCCATGGATCATCTCAGTTGGCCAAACATAACTGGGATCAGATAGCAGAAAATATTGCACAATTTGACTTGAAAGGAGCCCTCAAGGTATGTGCACAGGCTGTGTCTGACGATGATGTTCCGACAGCAAGAGGCTGGATAGATAATGTATTGGGGAAATTGGTATCAGTCTCTGGTGATCCAATCCAGAGGTTGGGTGCTTACTTGTTAGAGGGGCTTAGAGCAAGGTTGGAATCATCAGGGAATCTCATCTACAAATCCCTTAAGTGTGAACAACCAACAAGCAAAGAGCTAATGAGTTACATGCACATTTTGTACCAGATTTGCCCATACTGGAAGTTTGCATACATATCTGCAAATGCTGTCATCCAAGAAACAATGGCAAATGAGTCAAGGATTCATataattgattttcaaattgCGCAGGGCACACAGTGGCATTTACTTATCCAGGCTCTTGCACATAGGCCAGGGGGACCCCCCTCCCTTCGTGTGACCGGTGTTGATGACTCACAGTCGACTCATGCACGAGGTGGAGGACTTTGGATTGTTGGAGAAAGGCTTTCAGATTTTGCCAGGTCTTGTGGAGTTCCATTTGAATTCCACAGTGCTGCAATATCTGGCTGTGAGGTTGTACGAGGAAATATTGAAATCCGAGCAGGGGAAGCTCTGGCTGTAAACTTTCCTTATGTTTTGCACCACATGCCAGATGAGAGTGTGAGCACCGAAAATCACAGGGATAGATTGTTGAGGTTGGTTAAGAGCTTGTCTCCCAAGGTTGTTACCTTTGTTGAGCAAGAATCCAACACCAACACTTCTCCTTTCTTTCAGAGGTTTGTTGAGACCTTGGATTATTATACTGCAATGTTTGAATCTATAGATGTGGCTTGCCCCAGAGATGATAAGAAGAGGATTAGCGCAGAGCAGCACTGCGTGGCACGAGACATGGTCAACATGATAGCTTGTGAGGGGGTTGAGAGGGTGGAGAGGCATGAACTTTTTGGAAAGTGGAGGTCAAGACTTTCCATGGCTGGATTTAAACAGTGTCAATTGAGTTCTTCAGTGATGGTTGCTACCCAAAATCTCCTAAAGGAGTTCAGTCAAAATTATAGGCTTGAACATAGAGATGGTGCTCTTTATCTTGGCTGGATGAACAGACATATGGCCACCTCTTCTGCTTGGAGATGAAACTGACTGGTTCGAGCGTTTGCCTCCTTTTTGACTTTTAATTGAGCAAGTAGTCTCTCCATAGGACTTGAGATTTACCTCTGTTCTATAATGCATTTTGTAGAATCTCAAAGCTCGTTGTAAATGCTAATacataaatgaaagaaaaagaaacgtCTGGTATGACTTCAGCGTTATTTTCCTGCCCTCTTCCACGggctttagttttatttaactCGTGATATGAGTAGGATACTCAGCTTGTTTCCTCGTTTAGTTCCTTGTAGTGACTGAAATGAGAAACCTTACACCACACTACAGATGTACATTAAGCTCAAGGTTTTGGTCTACTACTCTACTATATATTACCCTGTAGTTGTTTCCTGAGTCATAATAGATACATAATTCTACGCATgcataagtttatttatttgcttTGTAGAAGTAGCACTTACCTGAACGTATATTGTGTAAGCCGTGAGTTCTCCCAAGAATCTTGTTCTTCTAAAACTTTTCACATTATTGTCCCTAATTAATGGATGTTCAcgtttaaatattgattcaagtGGTAACTGAGTTAATCTTAAGatataattaattgtataatttgacCCACAGAAGTAATAGCTTCATTATGCATatgaaaattagttttgaaaaagGCCAAGATATTTACCTCCTAGAGCATATGTGGCAGCAGAACAATATCCTCGATGTCCCGGGCTGAATGCAGAGAGGATAAAGGAAGAGGCTTGGAAGCAAAGGAATCGATAGAAACAGAGATTAGCGCTGTAATTTccattcaaattttcaattaaaactaCCCATTAGCTTATTCTTAAACTAAAGAACAACCACACCATTTCGGATGTGGTTTGAACTATTTTCACACTTTCTACAGCATTTGCTCTTTGTCAGATATCTATTATAGTACTGTACTACTGTCTAACTAATTAGTGTAAGATCTATATTGTTTTTTTCCAACTAGTTAGGACCTATATGATGCCTAGCCTTTTCCAGCTAGGCTCACACTCAACTTCTCTGTCACAATTTATGTTCATgacattaattacttttatacGTACTCTTTATTTGCTTAAGGCTATCAAGTTGCCATTAATCACTACCAGAGTCCTAACCTTACAAGCTATCATAGGTTCAACATTCACAGAATTAAACAATTTTCCACCATCCAAATTCAAAGTACCTCACGAATTGAACATTACCCTCTTCAATCAGCACTAACCTTTCACGGTTATCCCTCTCGGGGGTCAACAACTGCAGTGCCCCTTACTACTTTCACTGCCcataaacaaaaaatgattcttgttgatgcctATCTATGCCATTATTTGCTACTATTTATACTTTTAGGAAGTCCAAGATTGACTATCAAACAAGATTTGTCAATGATCTCTACATGTATATGCCTAACAACTGCCATCTATAAGTACGCAGTGCAATGAAGATaagtaaaatagaaagaaaaaaactaggaattgtttctataaatttttctagaagtatttttaaaagaaatgaacTTAATTCATAGAAATTAACTtatctataaattaatttatagaaattttCTGATATAACTTctagataatttttaattcatgcataaattaattttaacttataaaaaaatattttattttttttcgttGTTAGAAGGACTTAACTTATCTAAACAAGTGCTTACatcagcaaaaataaaataaaatctaaacaaGTGCGTAACTTATCTAAGCATGCTCTGCTCTGATTAGGAATGGCAAAGGCAATAAAAAGGGTGACCTAAGGTCGTGTTTGGTAGATGAGCAAACACCAAACTTTAGGAAAAAGGTGAAGCCACGCCCACGCCTCTAAATCAACAAGAAGGCTTTGATGCTTTAAAACGTGCTGATGTTGATGTTCCGGGACTCTAAAACGTGTcaagaaaaaaacatgaaattgaTGATCATAATCAAATTTGGAGCAGACACGTTGTTCATCTGTGTCTGATGGCTGAAATCAAGTCTCTCATGCTGACCATTTTGATTAAGGGAGCACCGTCCACTGGTAATAAATACTTTGCACACGCGCTACAACATTCCGCTGGCCCAATCAAATGTCCAAAttctaaaaactaaaatcaacacaCACAATACAATTTATTTAAGTCTAAGACTGTGACAAATGCATAAGTACGTTTGGGTTGTAACACGTGGCCTAAACAATGAATCCCCAATTGCTGAAAAAATATTCAGCACAAAAGATTAAATGGTTACAAACTAAGTAATATTTTgcaattaagattttaaataagCGAAATAAATGAacgaaattataaataatatgaaaaataaaaattaataaagtccCAAATTGATCAATTACGAGAGAGgagaaaatttgatttaaattttcaaaatttattagaaataaactaatttaGATTATTTTCAAAGCTTAATTCTGTATTTCTAAAAAActcaataaaacaaaatttgagtGTGTGACAACTTCAACGGTAGCGTTATCTATTCAATATTTATGCATATAAACAAACCATATAAAAACAAGATTACTTatattgtataaattgtttgaattttttacttctgtttcttttattaaattttcatttatacacatttcttgatttttcatattttcaaactcaaattgaacttgtatttttttggttatttttaatttttaaaataaacagaaattaagtttacattaattttgttaaattaaaatattattttattatttcaatcataaattgagaaaaaaaaacttatatatatatatattcatataatattattaatagtatttttatttattttgaaattatattatattttaatctttcatgTCTAATTGAgatcctcttttatttttttcaagtcataaatattttctatcttagaaaattaataaaaataatattaaaaatcccTAGATTGCCGCAAGACATCTTTTTacataatttctaatttttaatattttcaattcaattacATATTAAGCGATGACATTGACCATTGACCATTCACGGTATATCAAATTAAACTCtaacatatattataattaaatttattaaaataaaaattgtcacATGAtggcattttttttatgtaattttaattttaattcatttactaTACTAACATTGATTTTTCATGCTTCCAAACTTTTATTAAACCACATCTGACATAAAAGCTACACACATAGTGCATGTTTGGAGATCAATTGGGAAGCCGGCGAACGAACGTTCACCAACGgatctctttcttccttttacGAACGATCGTTGGATGAATCTCGTAAGTTATAATGCATGCAGCCGAAAATCCAACGGAAAAACAAACGTAACCATATACAGATATACTTTTGGAGACATGGATCAATATTGTTAACGTGAAGAGTAACCAAATACGTATGTATTAAGTGATTACATTGATCATTATATTGACCTTTAACATATATcaaattaaactctaaaatatattatagttaAGAATATTAAAGTAAGAATTGATGCATGccatttttatgtaatttttaacttttaatctgttttttcaattcaatgactttattgaattctttttattaacatttaattCGTTACATGAATATGCTTATGAATGAGTAAATGATCCTTTTGGTCATTGAATTTCTTATGCGCTATCACATTTGTCATTGaattgtaaaaatttaaaaaaataataaaaacataaatcaacaaaatgaaaaactaatAGTATTCGCCTCTAATTGCGCCATTTCCTTATTTCTTTAGAACTAAATTCTATTGCCTAATGATCCTAGCTGGCACCTTAaagaatttgaaagaaaatcaaTTCTAGCTGAATTTTATTTCACGATTGTCGCGTGGCATGTGCTTGACTGCGATTAACTCAGCCAGATTCTCCGGGATTCTCCATAAATACCGTTTCTTACTTGCATTTTGATATCATATAAAACGTAATCTGGGTTTATTCTTTAGTCATCGATGATTatttaagaagaaaacaatGGAATGAGTGTTTTGTATTTAAGCAGAATGGAGCGGGAGGAAGAGAGGGAACGGCGTCGTGTACGTGACAAGCAGAGGAGACAATCGATGAATAAAGAACAGAGGGAACGACACCTTGCACGACGCCGCAGAAACTACCAGCTTCGAAGACAGAGATCTGCAAATAATGCTCCATTAATGGCTGAAGCCTTGTCCACTCCTTCTAACTCATcatttcaaattcttcaaggtcaTCTCTAGTTAatgttaatttatcatatttattcagTTA
Protein-coding sequences here:
- the LOC100776109 gene encoding scarecrow-like protein 13, which translates into the protein MQTSQKHPSSAGAHFYHQPVQGIYQMLQSNLCQDSSSQGTSVSFETCKEQYFTLESCPAPTNDFMDCDDSPSYASVSSKRTPFSPQGSQSCYSDHHQSSDNTYGSPISGLSSVDDRHQLKHKLRELEISLLAPEESDITDSCGCCVVKGGLHGSSQLAKHNWDQIAENIAQFDLKGALKVCAQAVSDDDVPTARGWIDNVLGKLVSVSGDPIQRLGAYLLEGLRARLESSGNLIYKSLKCEQPTSKELMSYMHILYQICPYWKFAYISANAVIQETMANESRIHIIDFQIAQGTQWHLLIQALAHRPGGPPSLRVTGVDDSQSTHARGGGLWIVGERLSDFARSCGVPFEFHSAAISGCEVVRGNIEIRAGEALAVNFPYVLHHMPDESVSTENHRDRLLRLVKSLSPKVVTFVEQESNTNTSPFFQRFVETLDYYTAMFESIDVACPRDDKKRISAEQHCVARDMVNMIACEGVERVERHELFGKWRSRLSMAGFKQCQLSSSVMVATQNLLKEFSQNYRLEHRDGALYLGWMNRHMATSSAWR